In one Gossypium hirsutum isolate 1008001.06 chromosome D09, Gossypium_hirsutum_v2.1, whole genome shotgun sequence genomic region, the following are encoded:
- the LOC107890669 gene encoding geraniol 8-hydroxylase, with the protein MDLLTSSLLCLLFTWLLLQAFNSFRNGRKSSQRKLPPGPWPKPIIGNLFDLGDKPHRSLAKLAQIHGPVMSLKLGSILTIVVSSETTAKEILQKQDLTFCNRTIVDAVRASQHYEVGLPWIPVSPLWRTLRKVCNSHIFASIKLDANEYLRRNKIQELIANVSESCLKGEAVNIGQAAFDTTVNLLSNTVFSMDLVDPNSSIAREFKKTVRGMMDEAGTPNLADFFPLLRKIDPQGVRRRMTVRYENLLNLFGNIFDERLQSRKSQDYTASNDVLDTLLHIIEDDIEELNKTHVMHLFLVLFVAGTDTTSSTLEWAMAELLQNPQVLLKAKKELNQAIEKGKPIKESDINHLPYLQAIIKETFRMHPVVPLLLPRRAGSDADLCGFKVPKGSQVLVNVWAIGRDPSIWENPNSFMPERFLGCEIDVKGRDFGLIPFGAGRRICPGLPLANRMLHLMLGSLINSFDWKLEGGILPNKINMEEKLAITVQMAEPLRAIPVLV; encoded by the exons CTATGTCTGCTCTTCACTTGGCTCCTGCTTCAGGCTTTTAACTCATTTAGAAATGGACGTAAATCAAGCCAACGCAAGCTCCCACCTGGTCCATGGCCTAAGCCAATCATCGGCAATCTCTTCGATCTTGGGGATAAACCCCACAGATCATTGGCTAAGCTTGCTCAGATTCATGGCCCCGTTATGAGTCTTAAACTCGGCAGCATACTCACCATCGTTGTTTCATCGGAAACAACTGCAAAAGAGATCCTTCAGAAACAGGACCTCACATTCTGTAACCGAACCATTGTGGATGCTGTTAGAGCCAGCCAACATTATGAAGTTGGGCTGCCATGGATACCTGTGTCCCCACTTTGGAGAACTCTTCGCAAAGTCTGTAATAGCCATATTTTCGCTAGTATTAAACTCGACGCCAACGAATACCTGCGTCGGAACAAGATTCAGGAACTGATTGCTAATGTTAGCGAAAGTTGTCTTAAAGGTGAAGCCGTCAACATAGGCCAAGCTGCTTTTGATACTACCGTTAATTTGTTGTCCAACACTGTCTTTTCAATGGATTTGGTTGACCCAAACTCATCTATTGCTCGAGAATTCAAGAAAACAGTCAGGGGGATGATGGATGAGGCAGGGACGCCTAATTTGGCTGATTTTTTCCCTTTGCTTAGAAAGATTGATCCACAAGGAGTAAGGCGTCGGATGACTGTTCGTTACGAGAATTTGCTTAATCTTTTTGGAAATATATTTGATGAAAGATTGCAATCAAGAAAATCCCAAGATTATACAGCATCAAATGATGTTTTGGATACTCTTCTTCATATTATTGAAGACGATATTGAGGAGCTTAATAAAACTCATGTCATGCATTTATTTTTG GTTTTATTTGTTGCTGGAACGGATACAACATCAAGCACATTAGAGTGGGCAATGGCGGAATTACTTCAGAACCCACAAGTTTTACTTAAAGCCAAGAAAGAACTAAACCAAGCAATCGAAAAAGGGAAACCTATCAAGGAATCAGACATAAATCATTTACCATATTTGCAAGCAATCATCAAAGAAACCTTCCGAATGCACCCGGTTGTCCCATTGTTACTCCCTCGCAGAGCTGGCTCCGATGCGGACCTTTGTGGTTTCAAAGTTCCAAAGGGATCACAAGTGTTAGTTAACGTGTGGGCCATTGGTAGAGATCCAAGCATTTGGGAAAACCCTAATAGTTTCATGCCGGAGAGGTTTTTGGGGTGTGAAATTGATGTCAAAGGTAGAGATTTTGGGTTGATTCCATTTGGCGCTGGACGACGAATATGCCCAGGATTACCTTTAGCGAATCGTATGCTGCATTTGATGTTAGGGTCTCTTATAAACTCCTTTGATTGGAAACTTGAAGGTGGGATCTTACCAAATAAGATAAACATGGAGGAGAAGTTAGCCATCACAGTTCAAATGGCGGAACCTTTGCGGGCAATACCTGTTCTTGTCTGA
- the LOC107890670 gene encoding geraniol 8-hydroxylase, with translation MDLLASSLLGLLLTWFLLQAFLSIKNGNKSSQRKLPPGPRRIPIFGNLFDLGDKPHRSLAKFAQIHGPVMSLKLGSLITVVVSSETTAKEILQKQDLIFCNRTIVDAIRASQHCEFGMPWIPVSPLWRTLRKVGNIHIFSSLKLDANEYLRRQKIQQLIAKVGESCLKCEAINIGQAAFDTTINLLSNTMFSVDLVDPNSARAQEFRKAVYIIMVEAGKPNLADYFPLLRKMDPQGVRRRMTVHFDKLLKLFGNMMDERQQSRKSPDYTASNDVLDTLLDIIEGDIEELNKDHIKHLFLVLFVAGTDTTSNTLEWAMAEVLQNPHVLLKVKKELDQVIDKGKPIEESDINSLPYLQAIIKETFRMHPPVPLLLPRRAGSDTDLCGFHVPEGSQVLVNAWAIGRDSSIWENPNSFMPERFLGSEIDVKGRDFGLIPFGAGRRICPGLPLANRMLYLMLGSLINSFDWKLEGGISPKEMNMEEKFGLTVQMAEPLQAIPVVI, from the exons ATGGATTTGTTAGCAAGTTCCTTGCTAGGTCTGCTATTGACTTGGTTTCTGCTTCAAGCTTTCCTCTCcattaaaaatggaaataaatcaagCCAACGCAAGCTCCCGCCTGGTCCACGCCGAATTCCAATCTTCGGCAACCTCTTCGATCTTGGGGATAAACCCCACAGGTCTTTGGCTAAGTTTGCTCAGATTCATGGCCCCGTTATGAGTCTCAAACTCGGCAGCTTAATCACCGTCGTCGTCTCCTCGGAAACAACGGCCAAAGAGATCCTTCAAAAACAGGACCTTATATTCTGCAACCGAACCATTGTGGATGCAATTCGAGCCAGCCAACACTGTGAATTTGGGATGCCATGGATACCTGTGTCGCCGCTTTGGAGAACTCTTCGCAAAGTCGGTAATATCCATATTTTCTCTAGTCTGAAACTCGATGCCAATGAATACCTGCGTCGGCAAAAGATTCAACAACTGATTGCTAAAGTTGGCGAAAGTTGCCTTAAATGTGAAGCCATTAACATAGGCCAAGCTGCTTTTGATACTACCATTAATTTGTTGTCCAACACTATGTTTTCAGTGGATTTGGTTGACCCAAATTCAGCTAGAGCGCAAGAATTCAGGAAAGCAGTTTACATTATCATGGTAGAGGCAGGGAAGCCTAATTTGGCTGATTATTTCCCTTTGCTTAGAAAGATGGATCCACAAGGTGTACGGCGCCGGATGACTGTTCATTTTGACAAGTTGCTTAAACTTTTCGGCAATATGATGGATGAAAGACAGCAATCAAGAAAATCCCCAGATTATACCGCATCAAATGATGTTTTGGATACTCTTCTCGACATCATTGAAGGCGATATCGAAGAACTTAATAAAGATCATATCAAACACTTATTTCTG GTTCTATTTGTCGCCGGAACTGATACGACATCAAATACATTAGAGTGGGCAATGGCAGAAGTACTTCAAAATCCACATGTTTTACTTAAAGTCAAGAAAGAATTAGATCAAGTAATCGATAAAGGGAAACCAATTGAGGAATCAGACATAAATAGTTTACCATATTTGCAAGCAATTATCAAAGAAACCTTTCGAATGCATCCTCCAGTCCCGCTATTACTTCCGCGTAGAGCTGGCTCCGACACCGACCTTTGTGGTTTCCACGTTCCAGAGGGTTCACAAGTGTTGGTTAATGCATGGGCCATCGGTAGAGATTCAAGTATTTGGGAAAATCCAAACAGTTTTATGCCAGAGAGATTCTTGGGGTCCGAAATTGATGTCAAAGGTAGGGATTTTGGGTTGATTCCGTTCGGAGCCGGACGCCGAATATGCCCAGGATTACCTTTGGCGAATCGAATGTTGTATCTGATGTTAGGATCTCTTATTAACTCTTTTGATTGGAAACTTGAAGGTGGGATCTCACCAAAAGAGATGAACATGGAAGAGAAGTTTGGACTCACCGTTCAAATGGCTGAACCTTTGCAAGCAATCCCTGTTGTTATCTGA